One region of Ictalurus furcatus strain D&B chromosome 17, Billie_1.0, whole genome shotgun sequence genomic DNA includes:
- the znf414 gene encoding zinc finger protein 414 isoform X1 translates to MEGCHLSCSFYNCKRTYNHPDALNTHLKDHHKIPAQSLPGKSFLCSTIGCDGSFSSMQQLMDHMRHHHKPNYFFLCESCRAKLRSYRTLLKHLQTCAKVAKSKAARVEGGPAPDSAFPGADFDPAGSSTGDDSQQMESDPSLPPQAPFHTASSDQASSTPLAESAAAFEAVRPQNQPDAPYSPFPPSLSPAPDPEPQRSPRPGPVGIVTSLPQTTPGSNAVWRKNQADLPAPILHRWNSPQALSREEVQSFNSRILWEHTRGRYSCLQCGYSTPERKEMTAHIEGQHRSPGAKTNDTDAAVGSPPSLVKTSTNSENMNYTQL, encoded by the exons ATGGAGG GTTGCCATTTATCCTGTTCGTTTTATAACTGTAAACGGACCTACAATCATCCAGATGCTCTGAACACCCACCTGAAGGATCATCATAAGATCCCCGCACAATCCCTGCCTG GTAAGTCCTTCCTGTGCTCGACGATAGGATGTGATGGATCATTCTCCAGCATGCAGCAGCTGATGGATCACATGAGGCATCACCACAAGCCGAATTATTTCTTCCT GTGCGAGAGCTGCAGGGCCAAGCTCCGCTCCTACCGCACCCTCCTCAAACACCTCCAGACATGTGCCAAGGTCGCCAAAAGCAAAGCGGCGAGAGTGGAGGGAGGTCCAGCACCCGATTCAGCTTTTCCCGGCGCTGATTTTGATCCTGCTGGTTCTTCAACTGGAGATGATTCTCAGCAGATGGAGTCTGACCCCTCGCTTCCTCCTCAAGCTCCGTTCCACACGGCTTCATCGGACCAAGCGTCCTCGACTCCTCTGGCGGAATCCGCTGCTGCTTTTGAGGCTGTAAGACCCCAGAATCAGCCGGATGCTCCCTACAGCCCGTTTCCACCCAGCCTGTCTCCTGCACCTGATCCCGAGCCACAGCGCTCGCCCAGACCCGGTCCGGTCGGCATAGTGACCTCCTTGCCACAAACTACGCCCGGGTCTAACGCTGTCTGGAGGAAGAACCAAG CAGACTTGCCTGCGCCCATTTTGCACAGATGGAACTCTCCTCAGGCTTTGAGTAGAGAGGAAGTCCAG TCCTTTAACAGCAGGATCCTATGGGAGCACACCAGGGGGCGCTACAGCTGCCTTCAGTGTGGTTATTCCACCCCCGAGCGCAAAGAGATGACGGCACACATCGAGGGCCAGCATAGGAGCCCGGGGGCCAAAACTAACGACACGG acGCAGCAGTCGGGTCACCTCCGTCCCTGGTTAAAACCTCAACAAACTCTGAGAACATGAATTACACCCAGCTTTAG
- the znf414 gene encoding zinc finger protein 414 isoform X2 yields MEGCHLSCSFYNCKRTYNHPDALNTHLKDHHKIPAQSLPGKSFLCSTIGCDGSFSSMQQLMDHMRHHHKPNYFFLCESCRAKLRSYRTLLKHLQTCAKVAKSKAARVEGGPAPDSAFPGADFDPAGSSTGDDSQQMESDPSLPPQAPFHTASSDQASSTPLAESAAAFEAVRPQNQPDAPYSPFPPSLSPAPDPEPQRSPRPGPVGIVTSLPQTTPGSNAVWRKNQADLPAPILHRWNSPQALSREEVQVSPLTAGSYGSTPGGATAAFSVVIPPPSAKR; encoded by the exons ATGGAGG GTTGCCATTTATCCTGTTCGTTTTATAACTGTAAACGGACCTACAATCATCCAGATGCTCTGAACACCCACCTGAAGGATCATCATAAGATCCCCGCACAATCCCTGCCTG GTAAGTCCTTCCTGTGCTCGACGATAGGATGTGATGGATCATTCTCCAGCATGCAGCAGCTGATGGATCACATGAGGCATCACCACAAGCCGAATTATTTCTTCCT GTGCGAGAGCTGCAGGGCCAAGCTCCGCTCCTACCGCACCCTCCTCAAACACCTCCAGACATGTGCCAAGGTCGCCAAAAGCAAAGCGGCGAGAGTGGAGGGAGGTCCAGCACCCGATTCAGCTTTTCCCGGCGCTGATTTTGATCCTGCTGGTTCTTCAACTGGAGATGATTCTCAGCAGATGGAGTCTGACCCCTCGCTTCCTCCTCAAGCTCCGTTCCACACGGCTTCATCGGACCAAGCGTCCTCGACTCCTCTGGCGGAATCCGCTGCTGCTTTTGAGGCTGTAAGACCCCAGAATCAGCCGGATGCTCCCTACAGCCCGTTTCCACCCAGCCTGTCTCCTGCACCTGATCCCGAGCCACAGCGCTCGCCCAGACCCGGTCCGGTCGGCATAGTGACCTCCTTGCCACAAACTACGCCCGGGTCTAACGCTGTCTGGAGGAAGAACCAAG CAGACTTGCCTGCGCCCATTTTGCACAGATGGAACTCTCCTCAGGCTTTGAGTAGAGAGGAAGTCCAG GTCAGTCCTTTAACAGCAGGATCCTATGGGAGCACACCAGGGGGCGCTACAGCTGCCTTCAGTGTGGTTATTCCACCCCCGAGCGCAAAGAGATGA